The DNA sequence aaaataaacgaaAACTGGGTACTTCTGAAGCTTTGGAATTGACGTTTCGGATTATGAAATGAACTCTCGTGAAACTTTCTGATGCCTTTagattggtttttgtttgtttgttcgagCGTTTTAAACTCCGGACTCTGACGTGGCGATGAATGTAGCCTCAAAACTCGAGCTTTTGTGCAGTAGTTGCTTAGCTTTCCTCGGGATAAAAACACGgtgttttaaagttttcctttGGAGAGTTGGGGAGGGACGACGAGGGGCAAAGAAAATGTAAACCGTCCACAGCCGGTCCCTATAATGTGAGGTTTCTCCCTGGGGAAATGACATGGCCTTTTATCGAGAAATGGTAACTTTATTAAGATTATCTTGTTGCCCCTCTTCCCGCTCTCGTCTGTTCCCTGACAGCCACCACCGGGAAATGTCCGGGCGTGAGGACCCGGCTGTCCCCGACCTTGGGGCGCGCGGCTGGCGAGCGCAGGAGGCATCCGAGGCCGCTCCCGGCGCCCGGTCCGGCCCGTGGCTCCTTCCCTGGTTAACCGCAGCCTGGCACGGACGGCCTCCCGGCGCCTCCACGCGCCATCCGGCCTAGAGGAACCTCCCTGGCCCGCGCCTTGCGCAGCCGCCGCGCGAGGGCCCAGGGCGCCACGGGGAGGAATCTTTGTCCCCGCCCTCGTGGCGGCGACGGGTCGTCGGCCTGACCCTCTCCTCGTTCGAGGCTCAGAAAGGCTCGCACCGAGGGACGGCGcgccaccccccaccaccccccggCCCCGGCCCTTGCCTCCTCACCTGACCGTATTTGGCCTCCTGCTCCAAGGCTCCCTTCTCCAGCCCGTTCACCGCGTGCGGGCCGGCGGCAGGGAAGTTGTTGCGGCCCAGGCTGCTCCACTCCTCCACCTTGGGGCTGTGGTAGGGGGAGCTGTCGCTCACTcctggggaggaggagaaggcgTCAGGCCGGAGGGCCAGCGCGCGCCCTCTCGCGAGGTGAGGCCCGAACCCGCGCCCGGAAAGCTCCCGGGCTCCGACCCCCGGGCCGCCCCTTGCCCTTGCCCTCCCGCGAGCGCGGGGCCCAGCCGCGGCCTGCTCTGTTTCCAGCCCCGGGCCTGGATGGATGGCTACGCGCCTCGGAGTAGGCCTCGCCAAGTTCTTTCACTCACGCCTGCGGGaagataattttttctttctcaaccaGCCTTTGATTTTCTCCTCTCCTCGCTCCCCCGGGGAAACGAGTGGAAGAAATCTCAGCGTTTTCCCAGAGATTCCCAAATCAGAGAAAGAACCCTTGAGGTTGAATGCACTATTCTCCCCAGTCCTAAACCAAGGCCGACCGGGAACTGACAAAGATCTGGGACTAGTGCGGGCTGGAATGAGAGAGGAGTGTCCTGCCCTGTGGCTTCCTGTGTTGGTGCACAGAGACAGCCAGAAAAATGCTCACTGCGCTGTCAGGATCTGGTAGCTGTATCAATAGACAGAACAAAAGTCCTATTAAGTCCTTTGCAAACAAATAACTAAACGATGCCCACAATACACATGCGAAATATTTGATTAGTTTTCTGCCCTGGGTGTCCATACGACCCCGTTATGCTGTATCTCTACACGTTAAATATGTAAGGTGATGTGCATATGACTCAAATAAATCCTACAGATGCCACTCTAAACGCCAGCAGTGGCACTGGCAGGGTTATagagagagatgtttgtttgtttaatataagaaataaagaaaaggaaatagattgagaaaatgaaagcagatTTAAGTGTTAAAAAGACAAAACTGGGCTCTTAAAAGAATCTTATAAATTCACAAGTTATCCTTTCTGTTCTTAATGGAGAGGTAAAGAAAACTATATGGTGTAAAGTGATTAGCATGGCACCTAGGGTTATGCATACTGAATCACTGCCATCTTTGAGACCTAGTGTAATTCTAAGAAGATATTGAAAGGTCACCAGCAGTCTATTTTTGTTTGGGGACCTATCGGTGGAAGAGCAATGTTTGACAAAGCCACTGTAACTCGATTTTAAATACTGCCATCTGACAGTGCTTCGAAGGGGCAATCATTTCATAGAAGACATTATAGTCACAAAGTTGTTAGAAACAAGGTTGTTTAAAGCTGGCATTCAGAATCAACAAGATGTAGAATGAAGAATTGCTCCTCTCCATAATCCAATACTTTTCCAACTGACATTTGGTCTGACTGTAGGATCCCTAGggaagaaaagttttcttttcaactctgccagtcttttttttccccactatgCCTCCCCTCTCCAAATAATTAGATTGTATTCCTATTTGCACCAGGAAATCGTGTTTTGGCCCACAACTGTGTGTCTCTCTTTGCCTTCCCAGACAAAAGGCAGACGGTGGCACAAGCCTGAAGTTATCTTAAGAAATTGAGATCCCCCTGTGAGCCCCCATTTCTGCTGATCTCACACTTTCCCATGAACAGGGGCTTCCTTTAAATGTCAGTGAGGTCAGTTTATCCTATAAATCAAGGGCAACCTCTCTCCAACTAAAGCTCCAACCACCTTCGGTAAGACAAAACTGGGCTCTTACACAGATCTTGTAAATTCAcaatcagaaaaggagaaaatgggaAATCAAGGGCTCAACTTTAATTACTTAATAAAGAGATAATTATGCCAATGTGGTGGCAACGGAGAAATACAGGAAATAATTAAAGGAAGTTTTTCCCCTTTCCTATTTAACTTTCCTCTGAGCTTTTTAAACTTTAGGCTGGGAATTAAGACGGTAGGTTCTCTATCTCTGCATTTTTGGAATTCTCCCTACCAAGAAACAAGTTAACGCCGTTTTTTCAACAAcgcagtaaaagaaaataaactcaggtctcctgcggAAGCACAACTGGGCAGGAGGGCTCGGGGAATCGTTCTGACCACGCAGAAAAAAAATACTCGCGACCCGGCTAGGTCAGGGGTGAGACAGCAAAGAAAGAGTGGGGTGGCACCGCTGAAAACGTACGGGGACAACTAGATGTCTACTCGCATTCCCCTGGACCGAGGGTTCGCTAAAGAAAAGCGGAAGGCACTGAGAAAAGCTAGAAAGATTGAAGAAAGGACAGCGTGGAATCGCGGTGCATTTTATTTCCATCACCGAACTGGTCGGTGCCATTTGTAAGAAATCTATTTCACTCTGTTAaggtaaagagagagagattaaagagagggagggagagagaaagagagagagagaaataaagcagaaaattagTCCCGGAATGAACTACATGCAAGTTACAAGTAGTAACTTCTGGACCTCCGTTTCCGAGGAAAATGAAGTGAAgcataagaatgaaaccaattaGGTGACATTTGAACTTTCTGCCTGAGCAAATTTGGCCTGATTGCCAGAATCCAAGAAGGCGAACACACTGCAATTTCCACAGTGTGCTCGACTCCTCGCAGCCTCCTCTAATCCCCAAGCAAGCTGCCCGCAGCGGCGGCTGAAACCCGCAGCCCCACGCCTGCTCCGGCCTCGCCGGCTGCGCCCTAAGTCCGGCCCGGGCCGAGCTCTCCAAGCAAGGGAGCCCGGCTGAAGCTGCcgcgggcggggggcgggggtgggtggaAAATGCGAACCAtgtgttgggggtgggaggaTGTTATGGGTCTGGTAGTTTGAGATGAGGCAGGAGACTGTGTGTGGCAAGGAAACGAAGGGCATGAGTTTCAAGTTAATGAGATCAGggcaccccctcccaccccaccccccggaGGACTCCTTACGTTTCCAAAGAAAAAAGCCTCAGGTGGTGGGACAGACGCTGGACCGAAGGCCACAGATACCCGGACCCCGATTGCGGGGGCGGGGGTCGGGGAGGGGATTAGGGCGCTGCAGGCGAACCCACGCAGGCCCAGAGCCCTTACCTTGGTCTGTGATGGAGCGGATGCCCAGGATGTCGGTGACCGAGTGCGAAGAGGGCCAGGTGCGCGGCATGGCCACCGAGCCCGGGAGGGCGGGCACCCCGGGAGGCGTGGGCACCTTCGCGGCTGCGGCGGTGATCGGGCTGGGGTAAGAGTAGATGTGGTTGTAGGGCAGCGCGGGCTGCGGCGCTGGTTGGTGCTGCTTGTACGAGTCGTAGTGGCTCTGCTGGGCCAGGTTGCCGATCTTGTTGCGCAGGATGCGGCTGATGGAGCTCACCGAAGGCACGTTGTACTTGTCGCACACGCCGTCCGCCAGCAGGCGATCCCGGATTTCCCAGGCGAAGATGCCAGGGTCCCTCTGCTTGTAGGTCCGGATGTGTTTCACCACGGTGGGGGTTGTCACCCGGGGCTTGCTACCCCCGATAGCCCCTGGCAAGATTGAACCAGTCTCGTTGTAGCGCGCCAAGATCTTGCTGACGCAGCCGTGCGAGACCCGTAGCTGGCGGCTGATGTCACACGGCCGGATGCCCAGTTGGGCCAGTTCCACTATGCGAAGCCGGATGGCGTTGGGCAGCGGCCTCCCGTTCACGAACACTCCTCCCAGCTGGTTCACCTCCCCGAAGGCTGGCTCTGCAAAACGAACACAAGGCGCGCGGGGACGCGCACCCGCCGCTTGGAACAGCCGTCTGCCCCTCGGCCTGCGCGCGCGACCGGGGACAGGGCGAACCCACCCATCCTGGACCAAGGGCAGGTCCCCAAACTTCAAACGACACGGTCTCCAAAATCTTGCTGAACGGCCCAAAGTGGCCGCAGCCGGGTCGGGCCCCCTCCCTCATTCCCGCAGTGCTAGCGGCCACGAAAAGCAAGTAAACTGAG is a window from the Tamandua tetradactyla isolate mTamTet1 chromosome 14, mTamTet1.pri, whole genome shotgun sequence genome containing:
- the PAX9 gene encoding paired box protein Pax-9 isoform X1; the encoded protein is MEPAFGEVNQLGGVFVNGRPLPNAIRLRIVELAQLGIRPCDISRQLRVSHGCVSKILARYNETGSILPGAIGGSKPRVTTPTVVKHIRTYKQRDPGIFAWEIRDRLLADGVCDKYNVPSVSSISRILRNKIGNLAQQSHYDSYKQHQPAPQPALPYNHIYSYPSPITAAAAKVPTPPGVPALPGSVAMPRTWPSSHSVTDILGIRSITDQGVSDSSPYHSPKVEEWSSLGRNNFPAAGPHAVNGLEKGALEQEAKYGQAPNGLPAVSSFVSASSMAPYPSPAQVSPYMTYSAAPSGYVAGPGWQHAGGTPLSPHNCDIPPSLAFKGMQAAREGRLSPACGNLSTLLNSSSGFW
- the PAX9 gene encoding paired box protein Pax-9 isoform X2 encodes the protein MEPAFGEVNQLGGVFVNGRPLPNAIRLRIVELAQLGIRPCDISRQLRVSHGCVSKILARYNETGSILPGAIGGSKPRVTTPTVVKHIRTYKQRDPGIFAWEIRDRLLADGVCDKYNVPSVSSISRILRNKIGNLAQQSHYDSYKQHQPAPQPALPYNHIYSYPSPITAAAAKVPTPPGVPALPGSVAMPRTWPSSHSVTDILGIRSITDQGVSDSSPYHSPKVEEWSSLGRNNFPAAGPHAVNGLEKGALEQEAKYGQAPNGLPAVSSFVSASSMAPYPSPAQVSPYMTYSAAPSGYVAGPGWQHAGGTPLSPHNCDIPPSLAFKGMQAAREGSHSVTASAL